The following proteins are encoded in a genomic region of Microcoleus sp. FACHB-68:
- a CDS encoding isochorismatase family cysteine hydrolase: MVFISALPYDYELPFNGKIALLIIDMQRDFLEPGGFGDALGNDVSRLQAIVPTVKQLLEAFRTYKLPVFQTIEGHQPDLSDCPPAKLLRGKSQLKIGDVGPMGRILILGEAGNAIIPELEPLPGETVIAKPGKGAFFHTKLESLLREKEITHLIVTGVTTEVCVQTTMREANDRGFECLLVEDATESYFPNFKQSTLEMIRAQGGIVGWTAKAESVIDALEKTYKAVATSVTL; encoded by the coding sequence ATGGTCTTCATTTCTGCTCTACCTTACGATTACGAACTCCCTTTTAATGGGAAGATAGCGCTGTTAATTATCGATATGCAGCGAGACTTTTTAGAACCCGGAGGGTTTGGCGACGCTTTGGGAAATGATGTCAGCCGGCTTCAGGCAATTGTTCCAACTGTTAAGCAATTACTGGAAGCATTTCGCACCTACAAATTGCCAGTTTTCCAAACAATTGAAGGACATCAACCGGATTTATCTGATTGTCCGCCGGCTAAACTTCTTCGGGGAAAAAGCCAGTTAAAAATTGGCGATGTTGGCCCGATGGGACGCATTTTAATTCTCGGTGAAGCCGGCAATGCAATTATCCCGGAGTTAGAACCTTTACCGGGCGAAACCGTGATAGCAAAACCAGGGAAAGGCGCTTTTTTTCACACCAAGTTAGAATCTCTCTTGCGCGAAAAGGAAATTACGCATTTAATTGTAACTGGAGTCACCACTGAGGTTTGCGTTCAGACAACCATGCGAGAGGCAAATGATCGGGGATTTGAGTGTTTGTTGGTCGAGGATGCCACTGAAAGCTATTTTCCAAACTTCAAACAATCCACCTTAGAAATGATTCGCGCTCAAGGAGGAATTGTGGGTTGGACTGCAAAAGCTGAATCAGTTATTGACGCTTTAGAAAAAACTTATAAAGCAGTCGCAACTTCAGTAACTCTATAG
- a CDS encoding heavy-metal-associated domain-containing protein: MALKLNVPSIVCQGCADSITEAIKTIDPDASIQVDVPGKTVTLDSQAAEESFKQAITAIGHKVEE, encoded by the coding sequence ATGGCACTAAAATTAAACGTTCCTTCAATAGTTTGCCAAGGTTGCGCGGACAGCATCACCGAAGCGATTAAAACAATTGATCCAGATGCTAGCATACAAGTCGATGTACCGGGCAAGACAGTAACTTTGGACTCGCAAGCTGCAGAAGAGTCATTTAAGCAGGCTATCACTGCCATTGGACATAAAGTGGAAGAGTAA
- a CDS encoding ADP-ribosylglycohydrolase family protein: MLLELAVGDAYGAGFEYAEQEIIDLHNNLSRYVKHPRHPLIPGCYTDDTQMSIAIAETIVSQKPWTPEVLAEAFVTAFKRDQREGYAGRFYQFLLGIKDGTQFLEQINWTSDKSGASMRAGPIGVFPTVQKVMEAATIQAAITHNTPDGINAAIAAALMSHYFIYQLGEKSNLGTFLETHVAGYQWGEAWQGEVGSKGWMSVRAAITAVMRNDSMSELLKDCIAFSGDVDTVATIALAAASCSVEIAQDLPDHLIVNLENGSYGRDYLINLDRHLMSLIK; encoded by the coding sequence ATGTTGCTTGAATTAGCAGTTGGAGATGCCTACGGTGCCGGTTTTGAATATGCAGAGCAAGAAATAATTGATTTGCACAATAATTTGAGCAGATATGTCAAGCATCCCCGTCACCCGTTAATTCCAGGGTGCTACACAGATGACACCCAGATGAGCATTGCCATTGCCGAAACCATTGTTTCTCAAAAACCTTGGACACCCGAAGTTTTAGCAGAGGCATTTGTGACAGCTTTTAAACGCGATCAAAGAGAAGGCTATGCCGGCAGATTTTATCAATTTTTGTTAGGAATTAAAGATGGAACTCAATTTTTAGAACAAATTAATTGGACAAGTGATAAGAGCGGAGCATCAATGCGTGCCGGCCCGATTGGGGTATTTCCTACAGTCCAAAAAGTTATGGAAGCTGCCACAATTCAGGCTGCTATTACTCATAACACCCCTGATGGAATCAATGCTGCTATTGCGGCAGCTTTGATGTCGCATTATTTTATTTACCAGCTCGGAGAAAAAAGTAACTTAGGAACGTTTCTTGAAACTCATGTTGCCGGTTATCAATGGGGAGAAGCGTGGCAGGGAGAGGTCGGCTCAAAAGGCTGGATGAGCGTTAGAGCCGCGATTACAGCCGTGATGCGAAATGACAGCATGAGCGAACTTTTAAAAGATTGTATAGCCTTTTCTGGCGATGTGGATACAGTTGCAACGATTGCATTAGCAGCCGCTTCTTGTAGTGTGGAAATCGCTCAGGATCTTCCCGATCATCTCATTGTCAATTTAGAAAATGGCTCCTATGGCAGAGATTATCTGATCAATTTAGACAGACATTTGATGAGTTTGATCAAATGA
- a CDS encoding deoxyribodipyrimidine photo-lyase produces the protein MSDLILFWHRRDLRISDNIGLAAARRQTPKVVGVFCLDPHILKPGDVAPARVTYMIGCLQSLQQSYTKAGSQLLIMQAQPEQAIPALAAALNAKAVFWNWDVEPYSQERDRTVKNALQEKGIQVQNFWDQILHAPEEIRTGLGQRYTVYTPFWKNWVGKPKAEPAELLKNAENLTENEQEAAQNAGAGRLPSAKDLGFIWDNPLLLEPGENPAQEKLEEFCQRAIYGYQEQRNFPAVDGTSTLSAALKFGAIGIRTVWAATDTVMQGCASDEACAGVQTWQQELAWREFYQHAMYNFPELAAGPYRQPFKDFPWDEDNNDERFQAWCEGRTGYPIVDAAMRQMNQTAWMHNRCRMIVASFLTKDLIINWQKGEKYFMQKLYDGDLSANNGGWQWSASSGMDPKPLRIFNPATQAQKYDPDAEYIRHWVPELAGVDTAALLSGKITPVERQAVGYPLPIVDHNQQQRRFKELFAQQKA, from the coding sequence ATGTCTGACTTAATTCTATTTTGGCATCGGCGAGATTTACGCATTTCTGACAACATCGGACTCGCAGCAGCACGACGACAAACTCCAAAAGTTGTAGGCGTTTTTTGCCTCGATCCCCATATTCTTAAACCAGGGGATGTCGCGCCGGCACGCGTTACTTATATGATAGGCTGTTTGCAATCACTTCAGCAAAGTTATACAAAAGCCGGCAGCCAATTATTAATTATGCAAGCTCAGCCAGAGCAAGCAATCCCAGCACTGGCAGCCGCGCTCAATGCTAAAGCAGTTTTCTGGAATTGGGATGTCGAACCGTACTCCCAAGAACGTGATCGCACCGTAAAAAATGCCCTCCAAGAAAAAGGCATTCAGGTACAGAACTTTTGGGATCAAATATTACACGCGCCAGAGGAGATTCGTACGGGTTTAGGACAGCGCTACACGGTTTACACACCTTTCTGGAAAAATTGGGTGGGCAAACCGAAAGCAGAGCCGGCAGAATTACTGAAAAATGCTGAAAATTTAACTGAAAATGAGCAGGAAGCCGCACAAAATGCCGGTGCCGGCAGACTTCCCAGCGCCAAAGATTTGGGCTTTATTTGGGATAACCCACTGTTACTAGAACCGGGAGAGAACCCGGCACAAGAAAAACTGGAAGAATTTTGCCAACGGGCAATTTATGGATATCAAGAACAGCGTAATTTTCCAGCCGTTGATGGCACTTCTACCCTAAGTGCTGCGCTTAAATTTGGTGCGATTGGTATTCGTACCGTTTGGGCGGCAACCGATACTGTAATGCAGGGATGTGCCAGTGATGAAGCGTGTGCCGGCGTCCAAACTTGGCAACAAGAACTCGCATGGCGAGAATTTTACCAACACGCGATGTATAATTTTCCAGAATTAGCTGCCGGCCCTTATCGCCAACCTTTTAAAGACTTTCCTTGGGATGAAGATAACAACGATGAGCGCTTTCAAGCTTGGTGTGAAGGCAGAACCGGCTACCCCATTGTTGATGCAGCAATGCGTCAGATGAATCAAACTGCCTGGATGCACAATCGCTGTCGCATGATTGTTGCCAGTTTCCTCACAAAAGACTTAATTATTAACTGGCAAAAAGGAGAAAAATACTTCATGCAAAAGCTTTATGACGGCGATCTTTCTGCAAATAATGGCGGTTGGCAGTGGAGTGCATCCAGTGGCATGGACCCCAAACCTTTGCGGATTTTCAACCCAGCCACGCAAGCGCAAAAATACGATCCCGATGCTGAATATATCCGGCATTGGGTTCCAGAATTAGCCGGTGTGGATACCGCAGCGCTGCTGAGTGGAAAAATTACGCCGGTGGAGCGCCAAGCTGTTGGCTATCCCCTACCTATTGTGGATCACAACCAACAGCAGCGCCGGTTTAAGGAATTGTTTGCACAGCAGAAAGCCTGA
- a CDS encoding PEP-CTERM sorting domain-containing protein (PEP-CTERM proteins occur, often in large numbers, in the proteomes of bacteria that also encode an exosortase, a predicted intramembrane cysteine proteinase. The presence of a PEP-CTERM domain at a protein's C-terminus predicts cleavage within the sorting domain, followed by covalent anchoring to some some component of the (usually Gram-negative) cell surface. Many PEP-CTERM proteins exhibit an unusual sequence composition that includes large numbers of potential glycosylation sites. Expression of one such protein has been shown restore the ability of a bacterium to form floc, a type of biofilm.): MASQLFTKLTLATAGAAVLAIGSVCAPAEAAFKFSFKTKGGGSGSFLLNTSTPATLGSVTNFSFSGSKFIKGAVSGLSGIGGFISGTSGKPTLAGFLVPQSSTTFWGGLLAPKGTPIVGSGILGKASFSINPLFAAAGTLSTGGASVGTNPFSGLGLDGGLDSINCWDAEQVVQTEEVPEPFTVLGSIVGVGGLLAARRKRQMTIKAG, from the coding sequence ATGGCATCACAATTATTTACTAAATTAACATTGGCTACAGCAGGAGCAGCAGTTCTAGCAATTGGATCAGTGTGTGCGCCGGCTGAAGCAGCATTCAAGTTTTCTTTTAAAACCAAGGGTGGTGGAAGTGGCTCTTTCTTATTAAACACCTCCACTCCTGCGACTTTGGGATCTGTAACAAACTTCTCGTTCTCTGGCAGCAAGTTCATCAAGGGTGCCGTGAGTGGTTTATCGGGCATTGGTGGGTTTATCAGCGGTACTTCCGGTAAGCCAACTTTGGCAGGTTTTTTAGTTCCTCAATCCTCCACAACGTTTTGGGGTGGTTTGCTCGCTCCTAAAGGAACACCGATTGTAGGAAGTGGTATTTTAGGGAAAGCTTCTTTTTCTATAAACCCTCTGTTCGCTGCTGCTGGAACACTCTCAACCGGCGGTGCTAGTGTCGGGACAAATCCTTTTTCTGGTTTGGGACTTGATGGCGGATTGGATAGTATTAATTGTTGGGACGCAGAACAAGTTGTACAAACAGAAGAAGTTCCCGAACCTTTCACCGTTCTTGGCAGTATTGTGGGTGTTGGAGGATTGCTAGCAGCACGCCGCAAACGGCAGATGACAATCAAAGCCGGTTAA
- a CDS encoding iron uptake porin: MKIIQIYKIWDVPLKTSCLSFFVFSHLICWGQLPASADEVLNSLPPLHKQLRLDEASLLTQVKVETNPSTGTFTPSQDQKFSEVNVLSNLSLEIEENQPENDPMDQVTSVSQLTDVQPTDWAFQALQNLVERYGCIAGYPDGTFRGNRALTRYEFAAGLNACLEVIVGLIGQDGDFATKEDLALLQRLQEEFQVELATLRGRVDALEARTIELESNQFSTITKLSGLAFFNVTKAGFGDTLKVETTDLGSPLEIRPAGRNSVTNRPIIQTTDDEPATTFSNLVWLTLQTSFTGEDSLVTQLAVGNGNSPANALASAGLYNTFGAPYTDQTAGPNISSGEVVLRELFYEFPVVDKIRLVVGPRINWYRYFDNNAFTFFLTGAGSFNSISSTLSNTLDRGAGAVVLLDFSKQFKFRFGYLAESNEYLPTAFFDTASDPNEGFFNATNTLTAEVIFSPSDRANIRLNYTRSKIDANVPIFDENGNLTGFGVGGATGEPIYGVADDGFGGSIENASADTFGLNFDWLVTRGFGLFGRYSYGSTNIEPTTSGRPSGEVNAQAFQFGLAFPNLGRQGSLATLSFLVPFDVLDGRGFLAAGGGNGGTQYEIEASYFLPVTDNIAVVPAFYVIGNPNNFDDNPTIFIGNLRSQFSF; the protein is encoded by the coding sequence GTGAAAATTATACAGATTTACAAAATTTGGGATGTGCCTTTAAAAACTTCCTGTTTATCTTTCTTTGTGTTCAGTCATTTAATTTGCTGGGGACAGCTTCCAGCAAGTGCAGATGAAGTGTTAAACTCTCTTCCTCCTTTACATAAGCAACTAAGGCTTGATGAAGCAAGTTTATTAACTCAGGTAAAAGTGGAAACCAATCCCTCTACAGGCACTTTTACGCCTTCACAAGACCAAAAGTTTAGTGAAGTCAATGTTTTAAGCAATTTAAGCTTGGAAATCGAAGAAAATCAGCCAGAAAATGACCCAATGGATCAAGTAACTTCTGTTTCACAATTAACAGATGTCCAGCCAACCGATTGGGCTTTTCAAGCATTACAAAACTTGGTTGAACGCTACGGGTGTATTGCCGGCTACCCAGATGGAACATTTAGAGGAAATCGCGCCCTAACTCGATATGAATTTGCTGCCGGTTTAAATGCCTGTCTGGAAGTCATTGTCGGATTAATTGGGCAAGATGGTGATTTTGCCACAAAAGAAGATTTAGCGCTATTGCAGCGCCTGCAAGAAGAATTTCAGGTAGAACTTGCCACTTTGCGGGGTCGGGTAGATGCCTTAGAAGCCCGTACTATTGAGCTAGAATCGAATCAATTTTCCACAATAACTAAGCTTTCTGGTTTAGCTTTCTTTAATGTTACTAAAGCGGGTTTCGGCGACACTCTTAAAGTTGAAACAACAGATTTAGGATCGCCGCTAGAAATTAGGCCGGCAGGGCGAAATTCAGTCACTAACCGGCCCATTATTCAGACAACTGATGACGAGCCGGCAACGACTTTTAGCAACTTGGTGTGGCTGACGCTGCAAACTTCTTTTACGGGTGAAGATAGTTTAGTCACTCAACTTGCTGTTGGTAACGGTAACTCACCGGCGAATGCTTTGGCATCTGCCGGCCTTTACAACACATTCGGTGCCCCTTATACTGACCAAACGGCAGGGCCAAATATTAGCTCAGGTGAAGTAGTTTTGCGGGAATTATTTTATGAATTTCCCGTGGTTGATAAAATTCGACTTGTTGTCGGCCCACGGATTAATTGGTATCGCTACTTTGATAACAATGCGTTTACCTTTTTCTTGACAGGTGCCGGTAGTTTTAACTCGATTAGCAGCACTTTATCTAATACCCTTGATCGGGGTGCAGGCGCGGTTGTTCTCTTAGACTTCAGCAAGCAATTTAAGTTTCGTTTTGGCTATCTGGCGGAAAGTAATGAGTATTTACCTACTGCTTTTTTTGATACGGCATCCGATCCAAATGAAGGATTTTTTAATGCCACGAATACACTAACGGCTGAGGTTATTTTTTCTCCCAGCGACAGAGCAAACATTCGCTTAAATTACACTCGCTCTAAAATTGATGCCAATGTCCCAATTTTTGATGAAAATGGCAATTTAACCGGCTTTGGCGTTGGCGGTGCAACTGGAGAGCCAATTTATGGTGTTGCTGATGATGGGTTTGGTGGCTCAATTGAAAATGCCAGTGCCGATACTTTTGGCCTTAACTTCGACTGGTTAGTTACTCGTGGCTTTGGCCTTTTTGGGCGCTATAGTTATGGTAGTACCAATATAGAGCCAACCACGTCGGGTCGTCCGAGTGGAGAAGTTAACGCGCAAGCTTTTCAGTTTGGCCTTGCTTTCCCCAATCTAGGCCGGCAAGGATCGCTGGCAACGCTATCTTTTTTGGTTCCTTTTGATGTTTTAGATGGGCGCGGGTTTCTAGCTGCCGGCGGCGGGAATGGGGGCACTCAGTACGAAATTGAAGCGAGTTATTTTCTTCCAGTTACTGATAACATTGCCGTGGTTCCAGCTTTTTATGTAATTGGAAACCCAAATAATTTCGATGATAACCCTACAATTTTTATAGGCAACCTCCGCAGCCAATTTAGTTTTTAA
- the folK gene encoding 2-amino-4-hydroxy-6-hydroxymethyldihydropteridine diphosphokinase, which translates to MEKTARCAIALGSNLGDSRKTLEAAIETLDKTPGITLERQSSWYKTLPVGPPQPAYLNGCALLRVQLTPQELLETLLAIEAKFGRVRRERWGARTLDLDLLLFDNLILDTPTLELPHPRMRERAFVLVPLAEIAPDWVEPVSGKAIIQLLHVVDSGGVCRL; encoded by the coding sequence TTGGAAAAAACAGCACGCTGCGCCATCGCTCTGGGCAGCAATCTTGGTGACTCCCGCAAAACTCTTGAAGCTGCTATCGAAACCCTTGACAAAACTCCAGGGATTACTTTAGAACGTCAATCTAGCTGGTATAAAACGCTGCCGGTGGGTCCACCACAACCGGCTTATCTAAATGGCTGTGCGTTGCTGCGCGTGCAACTGACGCCGCAAGAATTGTTAGAAACTTTGCTAGCCATTGAAGCTAAATTCGGACGGGTTCGCCGGGAACGCTGGGGTGCGAGAACCCTCGATCTGGATTTACTATTATTTGATAATTTAATTTTGGACACGCCAACGCTGGAATTGCCTCATCCGCGCATGAGAGAACGAGCGTTTGTACTGGTGCCGCTGGCTGAAATTGCTCCAGATTGGGTGGAGCCGGTTTCTGGGAAAGCGATCATACAACTGCTTCACGTAGTAGACTCTGGGGGAGTCTGCCGGCTTTAA
- a CDS encoding gamma-glutamylcyclotransferase has protein sequence MQTVSLAVNGTLMRGLELNENLLNAGATFIQETLTEPAYRLWSIEDRHPAMMKVKTGGASIYVEIWAIPTNNLAQILLQEPPGLCVGKVRLLDGEEVLGVLGETFLCEGKQEITKWGGWRAYIADLQKKKLPL, from the coding sequence ATGCAAACGGTAAGCTTGGCAGTGAATGGCACTTTGATGCGCGGGTTAGAATTGAACGAAAATTTATTGAATGCCGGCGCGACTTTTATTCAGGAAACTTTAACAGAACCGGCTTATCGTCTCTGGTCAATTGAAGATCGCCATCCGGCTATGATGAAAGTTAAGACAGGCGGCGCTTCTATTTATGTGGAAATTTGGGCGATACCGACTAACAATCTCGCTCAAATTTTATTGCAAGAACCACCAGGTTTGTGTGTGGGGAAGGTTCGTCTTTTAGATGGCGAAGAGGTACTGGGGGTTTTGGGAGAAACTTTTTTATGTGAGGGTAAACAGGAGATTACTAAATGGGGCGGTTGGCGAGCTTATATCGCAGATTTACAAAAGAAAAAGCTGCCCTTGTAA
- a CDS encoding VanW family protein, producing the protein MTQPIYINEFSANKIYNLKLATQQIENLTIQPGQIFSFWHLVGNPNQSRGYVIGRTLVQNELKASYGGGLCQLSGLLYLLALKAGLSVLERTAHSQDIYTEQTRFAPLGSDATVVYGYKDLRLQNNLPFSICFRFQVQDQAITAMLCAAEPVLEYKIEFIHQPLPDGVRVDTLRYELNNLFFQEVTTTIYKIQSVPQKQELQPADS; encoded by the coding sequence ATGACTCAACCTATTTATATTAATGAATTTTCTGCCAACAAAATTTATAACCTAAAATTAGCGACTCAGCAAATTGAGAATTTAACGATCCAGCCGGGACAAATTTTTTCATTTTGGCATTTGGTTGGCAATCCTAACCAATCTAGAGGTTATGTCATCGGTCGCACTCTGGTTCAAAATGAACTGAAAGCTAGTTATGGAGGAGGTTTGTGTCAGTTATCTGGACTGTTATATTTATTAGCGTTGAAAGCCGGCTTATCTGTTCTTGAACGAACGGCACATTCTCAGGATATTTACACAGAGCAAACCCGCTTCGCACCATTAGGATCGGATGCAACGGTTGTGTACGGTTATAAAGATTTGCGATTGCAAAATAATTTGCCGTTTTCCATTTGCTTTCGGTTTCAAGTGCAGGATCAGGCGATTACAGCCATGTTATGTGCTGCCGAGCCGGTTTTAGAATACAAAATTGAGTTTATTCATCAACCTTTGCCAGATGGGGTGCGAGTTGATACCCTGCGTTACGAGCTAAATAACTTGTTTTTTCAGGAAGTGACTACAACGATTTACAAAATACAATCTGTTCCTCAAAAACAAGAATTACAACCGGCAGACAGTTGA
- a CDS encoding NUDIX hydrolase, whose product MPLGQEPPEVLKQRLAYQGRKFNFDVTTLRLPNGVEGDWECIRHPGGALAVPVTPEGKLVLLRQYRFAVQGRLLEFPAGTIEPNEDPAKTIEREIEEETGYRARKWQKLGEFFLAPGYSDEIIYAFLAQDLELLETPPDQDDDEDMETVLMTPQELEQAIWAGEPVDAKSISSFFLARPFLNL is encoded by the coding sequence ATGCCTCTAGGCCAAGAACCGCCCGAAGTTTTAAAACAACGCCTCGCCTATCAAGGTCGCAAATTTAATTTTGATGTGACGACATTGCGTCTGCCGAATGGGGTGGAGGGCGATTGGGAATGTATTCGTCATCCGGGCGGTGCCCTGGCGGTGCCGGTGACACCAGAGGGTAAATTGGTGTTGCTGCGTCAATATCGCTTTGCTGTTCAAGGCCGGCTCTTAGAGTTCCCCGCCGGCACGATTGAACCAAACGAAGATCCTGCTAAAACAATCGAGCGTGAAATTGAAGAAGAAACCGGCTATCGCGCGCGTAAATGGCAAAAATTAGGGGAATTTTTTCTCGCCCCTGGCTATTCAGATGAAATTATTTATGCGTTTCTCGCTCAAGATTTGGAACTGCTAGAAACTCCTCCAGATCAAGATGATGACGAGGATATGGAAACAGTCTTAATGACGCCTCAAGAATTAGAGCAAGCGATTTGGGCAGGAGAGCCGGTGGATGCGAAATCGATTTCTAGCTTTTTCCTAGCGCGTCCGTTTTTGAATTTATAA
- a CDS encoding TonB-dependent receptor plug domain-containing protein yields the protein MSRNFVFSVWVVSALAILAANVSVAGDASLSVSQGVGSASCITEPFDKVPRSVTVITRAQIQQQTALTRDMNQILYRLVPGFGFSARNTRFSRSALRGKHSSVLVDGVPLSIDPRNIEPGTIERIEVIPNPNNRCRS from the coding sequence ATGTCCAGAAATTTTGTGTTTTCAGTTTGGGTGGTTAGCGCTCTTGCGATTTTAGCGGCTAATGTGAGTGTTGCCGGTGACGCATCTCTCAGCGTCTCTCAAGGGGTTGGCAGCGCCTCATGTATTACTGAACCGTTTGACAAAGTGCCGCGATCAGTAACTGTTATTACACGCGCACAAATTCAACAACAAACTGCTTTGACGCGGGATATGAATCAAATTCTCTACCGGCTGGTTCCGGGTTTTGGCTTTTCTGCGCGAAACACTCGTTTTTCAAGAAGTGCTTTGCGAGGTAAGCATTCTTCTGTGTTAGTTGATGGTGTTCCCTTATCTATCGATCCAAGAAATATCGAGCCGGGAACTATTGAGCGGATTGAAGTTATTCCTAATCCCAACAATCGATGTCGCTCTTAA